The window GTTCAGCGGGACGCAGTTGTTGGTCGTGTCGACGCAGACCGGGGTGCCGCCAACGGTACGGAACGACCGAAGCGCCTGCTGCACCTTGCTGAACGAACCCCAGTTTTCGCGGGTCTGGTTCTGGCGCGTTTCACCGAACTGCGCGCTGACGTCATAGGTCAGCGACGGCGTGATGTTGCCGCGGAAACCGCCCTGCACCTGAAACACCTGCGACACGATCGGGTTACCGCGCGGGCCGTATTCGGTGAAGCGACGCTGCGCGATCACCGGGATTTCAAGATAGCCGGGCGTGCCCGGGCCGCCGCGAACGGCCGCAGCCGCATCGCAATCCGCCTGGCTGATCGGCTGGATGCCGGTAACCGCCGCGTTGGTGTCGAAACCGGCGCACAGCTGGTTGCGGACACCGGCCGGCAGATAGGCGTTGTTCAGCGACAGGCGATAGGTGTTGCCGAACGTGCCCGACGAGGCCAGCTGCAGCCGCACTTCGTTGCGGTTGTAAAAGGCGGTCGAATAGAATTCGATGCCGTCGGCAATTTCGTAATCCGCCTTGGCATACACATTGATGCGGTCGAGCGGCGTCTGGAAATAGGTGCCGATATTGGTGTTGTACGTGTCGGCCGGCGTTGCCGCCTGCAGACGGCCGGTGGCCGGATTGACGACCGCGCCGAAGATGCTGGCGGGAAGGCCGAGCGCGGCGTTGTTCGGCGAGCCGAAGATCGTCACCTGAGCGGCAGTCGCGCCGGAGAACAGGCCGTTGGCCGAGCTGATCGGCACTTCGCTGATCGAACGCTGCGTGTGCAGCAGCGGATCGGCCTTGGTATAGCCGACGCTAAGCACGGCGTTGCCGCGACCATCGGCGAAGTTGCCACCGACGGTGACGTCGGCGCGGAAGCGGGCGGCATCGCCGCGCTCGGAAATGCGATACTGGGCGTTGGCGACAATGCCTTCGAAATCGCGGCGCGTGATGAAGTTGACGACGCCGGCAACCGCATCAGCACCGTACACGGTGGAGGCACCGCCGGTCGTGATGTCGACCCGCTGCAGCAGCGCGACGGGGATGTTGTTGGTGTCGGTCAGGCCATCCAGGCCGAACGGCACGATGCGGCGGCCGTCCATCAGGACCAGCGTGCGGTTCGTGCCGATGCCGCGCAGGTCGACCGTGGCCGAACCGTCGGAACCGTTGTTCACGCCCGGGCCAATCGACGGACGGACGCCGGGCAGTTCGCGCAGCACTTCCTCGACGCTAACGGGCTGACGGAAATTCAGTTCGTCCTCGCCGATCACGGCGACGGGGCTGGACTGTTCCAGGGCCGGGTTGACGATGCGCGATCCGGTCACGACGATGTCGTCGCTGGGCTCTTCGGTCGCAGCGGCATCCTGTGCGTGCGCCGGGAAGGCGAACAAGGACGTGCCAATAAACAGCGACGCAATCCAATGACTGCGCCGAGCGGCGGAAATTTTCATAAGCATACCCCCATACTCGATAGCTTGGTGGCACAATCCGTGCACCATGCGCGTCCTATGCGAGCGAAATCGGCAATCAACAATGGAACTTTATTGCGAAAGTTGCGTTCGCGGTGGCCCTGTTGCCCATTTGCATCACATATTCACCGCAAGATGCACAAAAAGGGCGAACATTCGCGCAACCTGCAAATCGAAGCGGTAATGTTAAGCCCCGGCAGGGCCGGTTTTGTCGCGGCGATCACTTGATCAGCGCGCGAACTGGATAAATCAGCCAAGCTCAGGTCATCAGTTACCCGAACTATACATCGACTGTATCGAACTAACGCCGAGGCGGGTTCCAACAGTTCGGGCGGAACGACAGCGAACGGACGATCAGATCAGCGCCGGTTAAAGCGGCGGCAGGTCGAGGCCAAGGCGGCCCAGGGCGCGGCCGGCGCCTGCCTTTACCTTGAAGAATCCGGCGGTGGCGAGCGGCCAGATGGCGTCGTCATAGGGCTGACGCCGCCACGCGATGCTGGTGTGGGCGGGCACGGTATCACGCCACCACCCGGTCGGCAGCCATGGTGCCACCAGCGGCAGGTCGTCACCGTCCGGCCAGTCGCTGACCAGGTCAACCGGACAGCCGAAATGCTCGCCCGCACGCGCTGCTGCATCGGCAACGGCGCGTGCGGAAAAGGCGGTCACTGCCGGTGCCACCGACGCCGCCCGCCGGTCGGGCGGGGTCACGCCGATGATCCGCACGGGGGCACGCGGCAGATCGAGCGTCGAAAAGGCGCAATCCTCCGGATGCAGCAGCAGCGCAAAGTCGCCGCCGGGCCACGGATCGGACGGCGGCAGGGCGCGCCGCACAGGCTCGTCATCCAGCGGCAGCGGCTCAGCCGTTTCGTTCAGGCCGGCCGGATCGAAGCGTCCATCGGTGTACCGCACGATATTCTCGCGCCGCGCCAGATAATGCTTGCCGCGCGTATGCAGCCCGCCGACCCAGCGCCAGCTGAGTGTGTTCGACGCCGGATCGCCATCCATCAGATGCCGCAGAAAAAAGTCTGCACCCAGTTCCCATGGCAGCCGCAGCGTGAAAATCCAGATGCTGGCAAACCACATCCGGGCATGGTTGTGCAGCCAGTTCCATTCGACCAGTTCGCGCGCCCAGGCATCGAAACAGTCGATCCCCGTCCGCCCCTCCACCGCCTCTGTATAGGCGCGGGAAAGGCCGGCATTGCCCTCAACCGCCGCAAGCGCCGCATCGCGGCCCGCGCAATAATTGCTCCAGACCTCTGGCCGATGCTCCAGCCAGCCCTTGAAATAGCCGCGCCACAGCACTTCGGACACGAACTTGGCGGCGTGTTCGCCATGCGGCGCGGCGGCGGCAATCGCCGCCTGTTCGGTGATCAGACGATGGCGCAGCCAGGGCGACAGGGCGGAAACATCGCGGCGCAGCGGCGCATCCGCACGGGTCGGCGGTCCTTCGTCGCGGTTGCGCCCGGCGGCATAGGCACGGCCCATGCGCGGCTGAAACGCCTGCATCCGGGCAAGGCCGGCGGCCTCGCCTGGTTCGAACGGACCCGTCATTGCGCCTATATTCCTTCGGAAACCACCGGCCAGCCGCCGGATTCAAGGTCGCGGGTCAGCGCGGCAATGCACCGATCGACCAGCGCCGGATCGGTCGCCCGCACCACGAAATTCGCCCCGACGCGCCCGTCGCGGAACAGCGGGTAGCTGCCGATCGACACGCCGTCATGCGCGCGCTCTGTTCGGGCGAGCAGGTCCGCCACCTCGCTTTCGGCGACCCAGCAGCCGATTGTGCCGCTGACCAGCGGCCGCCCGCCCTCCAGCGTTCCCGACAGCGCATCCAGCATCCCCGCCGCAATGTGCGGCACCCCGGCCAGGATGAAGACATTGCCGTGCCGGATACCCGGCGCGCCCGACATCCGGTTGACGATCAGATCCGCCCCGTCCGGCACCCGCGCCATGCGCAGCCGTGCCTCGGTCAGGCCGCCGCGCGTCGCGTAATAGTCCGCCAGCATCGCCTCTGCCTGCGGGTGGATGACCACGGGTACGCCCAGCGCCGCCGCAATCGCATCGACCGTGATGTCGTCATGCGTCGGCCCGATACCGCCGGTGGTGAAGCAATAGTCATAGCCGGTGCGCAGCGCATCGACCGCCGCCACGATCGCTTCCTGCCGATCGGCGACCACGCGCACTTCGGCCAGCCGGATGCCCTGGGCATTCAGCCAGCCCGCAATCTGCGCGATATTGCGGTCCTGGGTACGGCCCGACAGGATTTCATCGCCGATGACGACCAGCCCGGCGGTCCAGATGCGTTCGTTCATGGGGCGGCGGCATAGCGCAACCCTCCCCCCTCGCAAATACCGCCCCAGGCCGCTATATGCCCGGCATGACTGAATATGTAACCGCATCGATCGATCAGCCGCTGACGCGCAGCAACGCCATCAAGCTGCATGACGAAGCCGGATTTGCCGGGATGCGCGCGGCCGGGCGGCTGGCGGCCGAAATCCTGGACATGCTGGTGCCGCATGTGGTGCCCGGCGTGACGACGGGCGAGCTGGACGACATGGTGCGCCGCGCGATGCTGGACGGCGGATCGGTGCCCGCGACGCTTGGCTATCGCGGCTATACGCACAGCTGCTGCATCTCGATCAACCATGTCGTGTGCCACGGCATTCCGGGCGACCGGGTGCTGAAGGACGGCGATATCGTGAACATCGACGTCACGCCGCTGCTGGATGGGTGGCATGGCGATACCAGCCGGATGTATCTGGTCGGCGATGTGCCGCTGAAGGCCCGGCGGCTGGTCGAGGTGACGCACGAATGTCTGATGTTGGGCATCGAACAGGCGCGGCCCGGCAACACCATGGGCGATGTCGCCCACGCGATCCAGCGCCATGCCGAGGCGCATCGATATGGCGTCGTCCGCGATTTCTGTGGCCATGGCGTCGGCCGCCTGTTCCATGACGCGCCCGAGGTGGTCCATGTCGGCCGCCCCGGCACCGGGCCGGAGCTGCGCCCCGGCATGTTTTTCACCATCGAACCGATGATCAATATCGGCCGCCCGGACGTGAAGCTGCTGGACGATGGCTGGACGGCGGTGACGCGCGACCGGTCACTGTCGGCACAGTTCGAACATTCGATCGGGATTACCGAAACGGGGTGCGAGATTTTCACGATCAGCGCCCGGGCCCTGCACAAACCGCCCTATTGAGCCCGGCAAAGGCCAGTCATCATGTTGTCGCGTCTGTTCCGGCGCTCCGCCGCGCTGCCGAAAACCGTTCCGGGCCGCATTCCCGACGGAATGCGCGTCTATGCCATTGGCGATGTTCACGGGCGGCTCGACCTGCTCGATGCGCTGCTGACGCGGATCGATGCCGAGGATGCGGCGCGCGGCCCGGCTGAACGACACATCGTGTTTCTGGGCGACCTGATGGACCGCGGGCCGGATTCAGCCGGCGTGATTGACCGGGTGATGCGGTTGGCAAAGGCTGACCCCAGGGTCCGACTGCTGATCGGCAATCACGAGGAAGTGATGATCTCTGCGCTGGAGGGCAAGCGGGACGCGCTGCGCCTGTTCCACCGGATCGGCGGGCGGCCGACCATGCACAGCTATGGCCTGTCGGAGGCGGAGATCATGGCAGCGGACTGGGACGAACTGGCCGCCGCGTTTCAGGCCGCAGTGCCGCCGGAACATCTGGCGTTCCTGAAATCGGGCGAGGATCTGATCGAGATCGGCGACTATGCCTTTGTCCACGCAGGGATCCACCCCGACGTGCCGCTGGCCGAACAGAAGGTCGCCGACCTTCGCTGGATTCGCGAACCGTTCCTGACTCACCGTGCCGCCCTGCCCCGCATCGTCGTGCACGGGCACACGATCACGGACGGCGTCGAATGGATGACCGGCCGGATCGGCGTGGACACCGGCGCCTATGCCAGCGGCAGGCTGAGCGCGCTCGCGATCGAGGGCGACGAACGCTGGATCGTCGATGTGGAGGGCGCGCCGTCGGACGCCCGGTGACGGGCGGTCATCCGGCGAACGCCCCCCGCGTGGCGTTCAGCCCCGGCCGAGCAGGTCGGCGGCATAGGCGCGGACCTGCGCACCAATATCCGCGCGGTCAAAGCCAAGCGCGATATTCGCCTGAAGCCATCCGGCCTTGTCGCCGCAATCGTGGCGCACGCCCTGAAAGGTAAAGCCGTGGAACGGCTGGACACCGATCATCTTGGCCATGGCATCGGTCAGCTGAATTTCGCCGCCCGCGCCCTTTTCATGCGCCTCCAGCGCCTGCATCACCTCGGGCTGAAGGATGTAGCGGCCGGGCAGCATCAGGTTGGACGGCGCCGTCCCCGCAGCCGGCTTTTCCACCAGCCCCTTGATCTCGGTCAGCGGGCCGTCGGTCGTGCCGGGGTCGATCACGCCATATTTGTGGGTTTCGCTGGCCGGCACTTCCAGCGCGGCGACCAGGTTGCCGCCAACCTTGTGATACGCCTCGACCATCTGGGCCAGACAGCCCGGCTGACCGATCATCAGTTCGTCGGGCAACAGGACGGCGAACGGCTCGTTGCCCACGACATGGCGGGCGCACCAGACGGCGTGGCCCAGGCCCAGCGGCTCCTGCTGGCGGATCGACACCAGATTGCCGTGCTTGACGCGCGTCGGGGCCAGTACGTCCAGCGACTTGCCCCGCGACGACATGGTGGTTTCCAGTTCGAACCCGACGTCGAAATAATCGTCCAGGCTGCCCTTGCCGCGCCCGGTGACGAAGATCAGTTCCTCGATCCCCGCCTCGCGCGCTTCATCGACGACATACTGGATCAGTGGGCGATCGACGACGGTCAGCATCTCCTTCGGCATCGCCTTTGTGGCGGGCAGGAAACGCGTGCCAAGGCCGGCAACAGGAAATACGGCCTTGCGGATAGGCTTGAAGCTCATGGTCGATCCCTCCAATTCGGGGGGTGCAATGACGTCTTTCATGCTGCAATGCAATCCGCAGCATGGCCGGGTCGGCTGCCACCGGGAAGCCGGCGCGACCCGGCAGAACTGGCGGAATTCAGATCAGACCGGCCAGCGGGCTGGACGGATCGGCATAGCGGCGCTGGCCCATGCGTCCCGCGCGATAGGCGAGCCGCCCGCTTTCCACGGCGAGTTTCATGGCGCGGGCCATCTGGATCGGATCCTTCGCCTCGGCAATGGCGGTGTTCATCAGCACGCCGTCACAGCCCAGTTCCATCGCCACCGCCGCATCCGACGCGGTGCCGACGCCCGCATCGACCAGCACGGGCACCTTCGCCCCCTCGACAATCAGGCGGATGGTCACACGGTTCTGGATGCCAAGGCCCGACCCGATCGGCGCGCCAAGCGGCATGATCGCGACCGCACCGGCATTTTCCAGCTGCTGGGCGGCGATGGGATCGTCGGTGCAATAGACCATCGGCAGGAACCCCTCCCTGGCCAGCACCTCGGTTGCGCGCAGCGTTTCGACCATGTTGGGGTACAGGGTGCGCGCCTCGCCCAGCACCTCCAGCTTAACGAGGTCCCATCCGCCCGCCTCTCGCGCCAGGCGCAGCGTGCGGATCGCGCTGTCGGCGTCGAAACATCCGGCGGTGTTGGGCAGGTACGTGACCTTTTTGGGGTCGATAAAATCGGTCAGCATCGGTGCCTTGGGATCGGACACGTTGACCCGGCGTACCGCCACGGTCACGATTTCCGCGCCCGATGCCTCCACCGCGGCGGCATTCTGGGCAAAATCCTTGTACTTGCCGGTGCCGACGATCAGCCGCGAACGAAAGGTGCGGCCCGCCACGGTCCAGCTGTCGTCGCCCGCCGGCTGGTGATCGCCGCCGCCGACGAAATGGACGATTTCCAACTCGTCGCCATCCGCGATGCGCACATCGCCCAGCGTCGAACGGGGCACGATTTCCAGATTGCGTTCCACCGCCACCTTTTCCGGCACCAGGCCGATCTCGGCAGCCAGTTCGGCGATGCTGATGCCTGCGCGCACGCGGCGATGCTCGCCATTCAGGGTGATGGTCACGGTGCCGTCGGTATGCGTCATGTCTGTCCTCGCTGTCGGTCAGGCACTTAGGAACGCGGCTGGCGATGTCCAGCGGCTTCGTGTAGGCGAAGCGCCATCAATCGGGTCGCACCATTGGGCGATAGGCAAAGTTGCCGATCGGTCGATAGGTTTTGACTATAGCCTTGTGAAGCGCCGCCGCCCGCGTCATGGCGTCGCAGCCCATCTGGAAAGCCTGTCACCATGAGCCAGATCGTCTATGTTCTGAACGGACCGAACCTCAACCTGCTCGGCACGCGCGAGCCGGAAATCTATGGTTCGGATACGCTGGACGACATTGCCGGGATGCTGGAGGATCGCGGGCGCGAGCTGGGCCTGTCGGTCGATCTTCGCCAGTCGAATCATGAAGGCCATCTGGTCGACTGGCTGCACGAGGCACAGGCATCGGATGCGCGGGCCGTGCTGCTGAACGCCGGCGCGCTGACCCACACGTCGGTCGCGCTGCACGATGCGATCAAGGGCATCCGCACGCCGGTGATCGAGGTGCATCTGTCCAACCCGCACAAGCGGGAATCCTTTCGCCATGTCAGCCTGGTGGGACAGGCAGCCAGGGGGACGATCGCGGGCTTTGGTCCGCTTTCCTATCTGCTGGCGCTTGAAGCCGCTGCCCGATTCTGACAGAGGCACTGCCATATTTTTGCAACGAATGCGTTGAGGGGTCGATGAGCGAAGACAAGAAACATGGTGGCGCGATGCAGGTCGATGTCGATCTGGTGCGCGCCCTCGCGACCGTGCTGGACGATACCGGCCTGACCGAGATCGAGGTGGAGGACGGCGACCGCAAGGTGCGCGTCGCCCGCCAGATTCAGGCCGCACCCGCCGCCGTCGCCATGCCGATGGCCGCCGCGCCGGTGGCAGCACCGCTGGCCGCGCCCGCTGCCGAAGCCGCTGCTTCCCCGGCCGCCGCCGCTGCAAATGCCGTAAAGTCGCCGATGGTCGGCACTGCCTATCTGACCGCCGAACCGGGCGCCAAGCCGTTCATCGCGGTGGGCCAGACGGTCAGCGCTGGCGACACCATTCTGATCATCGAGGCGATGAAGGTGATGAATCGCATCTCCGCCCCGAACAGCGGCACCGTGAAGGCGATTCTGGTCGAAAGCGGCCAGCCGGTCGAGTTCGACCAGCCACTCGTCGTCATCGAGTGATCCCATGGGCAAGATCAACAAGCTGCTGATCGCCAATCGCGGCGAAATCGCGCTGCGCATCCATCGCGCGTGCCATGAAATGGGCATCAAGACGGTGGCGGTGCATTCCACCGCCGACGCCGATGCCATGCACGTGCGGCTGGCGGACGAGGCGATCTGCATCGGCCCGCCCGCGGCCAAGGACAGTTACCTCAACATCCCGAACATCATTTCGGCGGCCGAGGTGTCGGGCGCGGATGCGATCCATCCCGGCTATGGCTTCCTGTCCGAAAATGCGCGGTTCGCGGAAATCGTAGAGCTGCATAACCTGATCTTCGTCGGCCCCAAGCCCGAACATATCCGGGTGATGGGCGACAAGATCGAAGCCAAGCGCACCGCCAAGGCGCTGGGCCTGCCGCTGGTGCCGGGATCGGACGGCGCGGTCAGCGATGTTGCGGAAGCGCGCGCGATCGCAGCAGCGGCGGGATATCCCGTGATCATCAAGGCCGCGTCGGGCGGCGGTGGCCGCGGCATGAAGGTGTGCGAGAGCGAGGACAGCCTCGAAACGCTGATGCAGCAGGCCGGCAGCGAGGCAAAGGCCGCGTTCGGCGACGCCACCGTCTATATCGAGAAATATCTGGGCAACCCGCGCCACATCGAATTTCAGGTGTTCGGCGACGGCAATGGCAACGCCATCCATCTGGGCGAGCGCGACTGTTCGTTGCAGCGGCGCCACCAGAAGGTGCTGGAAGAAGCCCCCTCCCCCGTACTCAGCCAGGCGGACCGGGACCGGATGGGCGCGATCTGTGCCAAGGCGATGGCCGATATGGGCTATCGCGGCGCGGGCACCATCGAGTTCCTGTGGGAAAATGGCGAGTTCTACTTCATCGAGATGAACACCCGCATCCAGGTGGAGCATCCGGTGACCGAAGCGATCACCGGGGTCGACCTGATCCGCGAACAGATCCGCGTGGCCGAGGGCCATCCGCTGTCCGTGACGCAGGAAACGCTGGAGTTTCGCGGCCACGCCATCGAATGCCGGATCAATGCAGAGGATGCGCGCACCTTTGTCCCGTCGCCGGGTCTGGTCAGCAATTTCCACGCGCCGGGCGGGATGCACGTCCGCGTCGACAGCGGCCTGTATGCCGGGTACCGGATGCCCCCCTATTACGACAGCATGATCGCCAAGCTGATCGTGTACGGCCGCACGCGCGAGGGGTGCATCATGCGGCTGAAGCGCGCGCTGGAAGAGTTTGTGGTCGAGGGGATCAAGACCACCATTCCGCTGCATCAGGCGTTGATCGAGGACCCCGAATTCCAGTCGGGCGATTATACGATCAAATGGCTTGAACAATGGCTGGATCGGGACGCAGGGCAGGACGGGAAAACCGCTTCCTGACCATGAAACGGCGTGCCATACCCCGATGATCCACAGGATGATCGGGGTAGGTCATGCGGTTTTCTCAGCTGGCGGCGTCGGCCGCGTTCTTGTTCGTCGCGGCACCCGTTTCGGCGCAGGTCGCATCGCCCCAGCGGGCGGTGACCGATCCGCGATCGATCGACAGCCCGGCCAATGCCGATGCCCAGCCGGTGCCGGTGGAGGACCTTGCCTATTCCCGCACGCTGGGCGCGACGTCGTGGAGCCGGGATGGCAAGGAAATCTATCTCGTCACCAGCCTGACCGGCCGCAACAATATCTGGAAAATCCCGGCGAGCGGCGGCTGGCCGGTTCAGCTGACCCGGTCGGACGATTCGCAATCCGGCCTGATCCCCTCGCCCGATGGCAAGCTCCTCTATTTCCTGCAGGATCAGGGCGGGAACGAGCAATATGACGTCTATGCCGTGCCGACGCAGGGCGGCGCGGTCCGCAACCTGACCAACACGCCCGAACTGCGCGAAACGACGCCGCTGATCGGGCCGGACGGCAAGACCGCCGTCATGGCGACAAAGCTGAAGACCGAAGGTCAGGTCAATCTGGCCCTGTTCGATCTTGGCACCGGCAAGACGACGCCGCTGGTCAAGGAAAGCGATCCGCAGCTGCGCTGGTCGCCGACCGCGTGGATCGATGGCGGCAAGGCGATCATCGCGGCGCGCGAGAACAGCGATTCCACCGTCGCCGAAATCTGGCGCGTCGACGTGCCCAGCGGCAAGGCGACGCTGATCCTGGGCAAGGCAAAGACGATTTACGAAGCGGCCGATGTGTCGCCCGACGGCAAGTTGATCGCGGTCACCACGAATGAGGGCACGGGCCAGCTTCGCGCCGCGCTGTACGATATCGCCGCCAAACGGTGGCGGGCGCTGAAGCCGACGCCATGGGCGCAATCGGCGGGCGGGTTCAGCCCCGATGGGCGCAGCTTTACCGTCCGCACCATCGAGGATGGCCGGTCCACCGTCGCGCTGGTCGATGTGGCAACCCTAGCCGAGCGGCCGCTTGCCCTGCCCCCCGGCCTTAATTCGCTGAGCGGCGGGGAAACCAGTTTTTCGCCCGACGGGCGGCGGCTGCTGGCCAGTCATTCGGGGGCGGACACGACCGCCGATCTGCACATCGTGGATGTGGCCAGCGGCCAGCCCAGCCCGGTCACCGCACTGGGTCTGGCCAGCCTAACGCCGGCCAACCTGCCCAAGTCGCAGGTCGTGACGTACAAGAGCTTTGACGGCACGCTGGTCAGCGCGATCGTGACCGTTCCGTTCAACCTGAAACGCGACGGCAGCAATCCGGCGATCCTGCTGCCCCATGGCGGCCCCACCGGCCAGAGCCAGGACGGGTTCAATCGCACGGCAACCGCGCTGGCCAGCCGCGGCTATATCGTGATGCAGCCCAATGTTCGCGGCTCCACCGGCTATGGTCAGGCATTCCAGACCGCCAACTATCAGGATCTGGGCGGCGGCGACCTGAAAGACGTCATCGCAGGCAAGCAGTTCCTCGTCGCCAGCGGCTATGTGGACCCGAAAAAGGTCGGGATCACCGGCGGCTCCTATGGCGGGTTCATGACGCTGATGGCGGTGGCAAAGACGCCGGACGAATTCGCCGCCGGCGTGCAGCTGTTCGGCATCATCAACTGGTTCAGCATGTATGAACAGGCCGACCCGCTGCTGAAGGAATATATCGTTTCCCTGCTGGGCGACCCGGTCAAGGACAAGGGCGTGTATACAGCGACTTCGCCGATGACCTTCATCAAGGATATCAAGGCGCCGCTGCTGTCGCTGCAGGGCGAAAACGACATCCGCGTGCCGCGCGGCCAGGCGCAGGAGGTTGCCGATATCCTGAAGGCCAAGGGGACACCCAACGACGTGGTGTTCTATCCCGCCGAGGGCCACGGTTTTGCCAAGCGGGAGAACCAGATCGACAGCCTGAAGCGCACGATCGACTGGTTCGACAAATATCTGAAGGGCAGCAGCGCCGGGACCGCAGCAGGGGCCAGTCAGTGAAGGCGACGATCTGGCACAACCCCGCCTGCGGCACGTCGCGCAAGACGCTGGCCATCCTTCAGGAGACGCCGGGGATTGATGTGACGGTGGTCGAATATCTGAAAACGCCGCCGACACGCGAGCAACTAATGGCGCTATATGCCCGCGCGGGCATGACGCCGCGACAGGGGCTGCGCACGAAAAACAGCCCGGCGGCCGATCTGTGTGCCGAACTGAACCTGTTGGATGCGGGGGATGACGCGATCCTGGATGCGATGATGGCCCACCCCGTGCTGATCGAACGGCCGATCGTCGAAACGGAAAAGGGCGTGCGCCTGTGTCGTCCGCAGGACGTGGTGCGGGAAATCCTGTAGGGCACCGGCCATGGCCGATTCGTCCCTGACCCTTGAGCCCGGCCGCAATTGCTGGCGACTGGCCACGGCGCACCAGGCGACCGTGATCGTCGATGCCGACGGTTATTTCGCCCGCGCGCGTCAGGCAATGATGCAGGCGGAGCATCAGATCCTGCTGATCGGATGGGATTTCGATGCGCGCATCCGGCTGGTGCATGAGCCGCAGGATGGCGCTCCGGCCGCAATCGGCGCGCTGATCGACTGGCTGGTCGAGCGAAAGCCGCACCTACACGTACACATCCTGCGCTGGGATACCGGCGCGATCAAAAGCCTGTTTCAGCCGACGACGGTGATGACGATGGCACGGTGGTGGCGGCATCCGCGCATCCACCTGAAGCTGGATCACGCGCATCCCCCGGCCGGATCGCATCACCAGAAGATCGTGATCGTGGATGACCGCATCGCCTTTTGCGGCGGCATCGACATGACGGTCGACCGGTGGGACACGCGCGAGCATCTGGACGATCAGCCACTGCGGCTGGAACCCAGCGGCAAGCCCTATGGTCCATGGCATGATGTGACGACCGCGCTGTCCGGCGATGCTGCGGGGGCGCTGGGCGATCTGGGCCGCGAACGCTGGCACCGGGCGGGCGGGCACCGGATCAGCAAGCCGCCGGTCAGTGGTCCCGCCTGGCTGGACGGCCTGCCGGTGCAGTTCACGGATGTCGAGCTGGCAATATCGCGCACCATCCCCGAACTGGGGGATGAGCCGGGGGTGCACGAGATCGAGCAGCTTTATGTCGACCTGATCCGGTCGGCAAAGCGGTTCCTCTATGCCGAAAGCCAGTATTTCGCGTCCCGCGTCGTGGCCGAAGCCATCGCCAAGCGGCTGGAGGAGCCGGACGGCCCGGAGT of the Sphingomonas sp. BGYR3 genome contains:
- a CDS encoding phospholipase D-like domain-containing protein: MADSSLTLEPGRNCWRLATAHQATVIVDADGYFARARQAMMQAEHQILLIGWDFDARIRLVHEPQDGAPAAIGALIDWLVERKPHLHVHILRWDTGAIKSLFQPTTVMTMARWWRHPRIHLKLDHAHPPAGSHHQKIVIVDDRIAFCGGIDMTVDRWDTREHLDDQPLRLEPSGKPYGPWHDVTTALSGDAAGALGDLGRERWHRAGGHRISKPPVSGPAWLDGLPVQFTDVELAISRTIPELGDEPGVHEIEQLYVDLIRSAKRFLYAESQYFASRVVAEAIAKRLEEPDGPEFVILNPVTAEGWLEPIAMDSARALIVEALRRADRHGRFRLYHPMTGGGQPIYVHAKVVVIDDAVLRVGSSNFNNRSLRLDSECDVTIDARRSGNEDEFETIAGVRDDLIAEHCGTDAATVAEAIKAHGSLIRAIESLQSTNGRRIEPFELPDMSGASQWLAENQILDPEGPGAMFEPLGMRRGLVGRIKRRLSRKRPSYPVFARKGA
- a CDS encoding S9 family peptidase → MRFSQLAASAAFLFVAAPVSAQVASPQRAVTDPRSIDSPANADAQPVPVEDLAYSRTLGATSWSRDGKEIYLVTSLTGRNNIWKIPASGGWPVQLTRSDDSQSGLIPSPDGKLLYFLQDQGGNEQYDVYAVPTQGGAVRNLTNTPELRETTPLIGPDGKTAVMATKLKTEGQVNLALFDLGTGKTTPLVKESDPQLRWSPTAWIDGGKAIIAARENSDSTVAEIWRVDVPSGKATLILGKAKTIYEAADVSPDGKLIAVTTNEGTGQLRAALYDIAAKRWRALKPTPWAQSAGGFSPDGRSFTVRTIEDGRSTVALVDVATLAERPLALPPGLNSLSGGETSFSPDGRRLLASHSGADTTADLHIVDVASGQPSPVTALGLASLTPANLPKSQVVTYKSFDGTLVSAIVTVPFNLKRDGSNPAILLPHGGPTGQSQDGFNRTATALASRGYIVMQPNVRGSTGYGQAFQTANYQDLGGGDLKDVIAGKQFLVASGYVDPKKVGITGGSYGGFMTLMAVAKTPDEFAAGVQLFGIINWFSMYEQADPLLKEYIVSLLGDPVKDKGVYTATSPMTFIKDIKAPLLSLQGENDIRVPRGQAQEVADILKAKGTPNDVVFYPAEGHGFAKRENQIDSLKRTIDWFDKYLKGSSAGTAAGASQ
- the accC gene encoding acetyl-CoA carboxylase biotin carboxylase subunit, which encodes MGKINKLLIANRGEIALRIHRACHEMGIKTVAVHSTADADAMHVRLADEAICIGPPAAKDSYLNIPNIISAAEVSGADAIHPGYGFLSENARFAEIVELHNLIFVGPKPEHIRVMGDKIEAKRTAKALGLPLVPGSDGAVSDVAEARAIAAAAGYPVIIKAASGGGGRGMKVCESEDSLETLMQQAGSEAKAAFGDATVYIEKYLGNPRHIEFQVFGDGNGNAIHLGERDCSLQRRHQKVLEEAPSPVLSQADRDRMGAICAKAMADMGYRGAGTIEFLWENGEFYFIEMNTRIQVEHPVTEAITGVDLIREQIRVAEGHPLSVTQETLEFRGHAIECRINAEDARTFVPSPGLVSNFHAPGGMHVRVDSGLYAGYRMPPYYDSMIAKLIVYGRTREGCIMRLKRALEEFVVEGIKTTIPLHQALIEDPEFQSGDYTIKWLEQWLDRDAGQDGKTAS
- the arsC gene encoding arsenate reductase (glutaredoxin) (This arsenate reductase requires both glutathione and glutaredoxin to convert arsenate to arsenite, after which the efflux transporter formed by ArsA and ArsB can extrude the arsenite from the cell, providing resistance.), whose amino-acid sequence is MKATIWHNPACGTSRKTLAILQETPGIDVTVVEYLKTPPTREQLMALYARAGMTPRQGLRTKNSPAADLCAELNLLDAGDDAILDAMMAHPVLIERPIVETEKGVRLCRPQDVVREIL